From the Haladaptatus sp. DJG-WS-42 genome, the window CGGCGTCGGGGTCGAAGTCGATGCGAACGCCCGCGCCACGAGCGAGTTCGATGAGGCCGCCGTGGACGCCGCCCTCGGTGGCGTCGTGCATCGCGGTGACGCCGCCGGTTGCTCCCGCGATGAGGGCATCTTTGACGACGCTCGTATCCGCCATGCGTGACCGGGCCTGTTCGAGTACGTCCTCGGGGAGGCTCATCTGGTCGCCAAACAGCGTCGTGAGCAGACCTACCGCCTCTGCGGCCGGGCCTTTCGTGATGAGCAGGCGGTCGCCGGGCCGTGCGCCGTCGGGTCGGATTACGTCTGCGGGGTCGCCAACGCCGAGCACCGTCGCCGCGCCGACCCACGGGAACTCGATGCCCGCATATCGGGCGGTGTGGCCGGTGACGACGCTCACGCCGAGTTCTTTTGCTTCTGCGTCGATGGTTTCCCAAATGGTCGCAAACTGCTCGTCCGTAATCTCGGGTGGGAGCGAAAACGAGATGGCGAGATGCGTGGGTGGAATCCCCGAAACCGCAACGTCCGCGAGAACGATGTGCAGGGCGAAGCGTGCGGCCTGTTCGAAGCCGAGTTGCGGGAGAATCGAGACGGGGTCGGTGGCGATGACGACGGCTTTCTCACCCACGGAGAGCACTCCGAAGTCGATGCCGTGTTTCGGGCCGAGCGCCACGTCCTCGCGCGTTGCACCCAAATGTGGGTAGATGTGGGCGTCGAAAAACGCACGGTCTACCTTGCCGAGATCGGTCATGTGAGAACGTGGAGGCGGCGCGAGTAAAAGGCGTGCTACTGTACGCTCTCGGTGGCAAATCGATACACCTAAACGAGTCACTGAAATGATACAAGAGTATGTCACGATATACCATGTCTCGAACTGGCCGCGGTGAGCGCCGATGAGCGCCCTCGGTGCAATCCGACGAGTGAGCGAACTTGCAAGCGACTACTTCGTCCTCTGGGTGCTCCTCTTTTCGGGAATTGCCCTCGCAGAACCCTCGCTGTTCACGTGGATTGCGAGTCGTGGCCTCATCGCCCCCGGGCTTGGCCTCATCATGCTCGGGATGGGCCTTACTCTCCGCCCGGTCGATTTCCGCCGCCTTGCTGAGGAACCGCGCGATGTTGCCATCGGCGCGCTCGCCCAGTGGATTGTGATGCCACTCGCGGCCTACGGACTGACCGTCGCCCTCTCGTTGCCCCCAGAACTCGCCATCGGCGTTATCCTCGTTGGCGCGGCCCCCGGCGGCACAGCCTCCAATGTTATGGCCTACCTCGGGAAGGGCGACGTTGCCCTCTCGGTGGCAGTTACGACGGTGACCACGCTCGCCGCACCGCTCATCATGCCCGCGTGGGTCGTGTTGCTCGCGGGTGAATCGCTCGACGTGACGTTCATGAGCCTGTTTACGAGCATCGTCCAAATCGTCTTCATTCCCGTCGTCGCAGGATTCGCGCTGCGCTATCTCTTAGATAAGACGGCTCCATCCGTCGCAGAAGCCGGACTCGACATCTTCCCGCTCGTGAGCGTTGCCACCATCGTCGCCATCGTCGCGGCCGTCGTCGGCCTGAACGTCGAGAACATTCTGACAGCTGGTGCGGCCGTCCTCGTCGCCGTCGTCGCTCACAACGCCATCGGCCTCGGCGCGGGCTACAGCGTTGGCCGCCTCGCAGGCATGGACGAAGACCGCGTGCGAACCTGCACGTTCGAGGTTGGGCTTCAGAACAGTGGACTGGCCGTCGCGCTCGCCACGGCGTTTTTCAGCCCGACCGCAGCGCTCGTCCCGGCGCTGTTCAGCGTCTGGCACAACGTCACCGGCCCGGCGCTCGCAAGCTACTTCTCGCGTGAAGAGGCGGCCGAGAAAGCGTCTGGAACGCACGCCATGAGCGAGTAAGCGTCTCACTCGCTCACAATTTGTTCTACTTTTTACGCACTGTAGTTTAGAACCTGAGAGTTCCAGGAGCTAATCCTGTTGTATCGAAGGAGTAACCCTATTGAAATATCCGCGCGTATCTACTTGTGTAGACCATACGTTACTGGTGATTCCTATGACCACAACCACACAACGACAACTGCTCTGGGTGGCGCTCGCCATCCTCGCCGCGCTTCTCATCCTTCCGGCCCTCCTCATGGGCTTTGGAATGATGGGCTACGGCCCCATGATGGGCGGCTTTTGGGGCGGGGGCTTTGGTATGAACAGCGGAACGATTCCAGGCTGGATGATGGCCGTAGGGTTCCTCATGCAACTCCTGTTCTTCATCGCCATCATTGGCGGCGGCTACCTACTTGTTCGAGCGGTGACTGGGACGCAGGGAAGCGACCGTGCCCTCGATGAACTCAGACTTGCCTATGCCCGGGGCGACCTGACCGACGAGGAGTACGACGAGCGAAAACGACGACTCGAAGCAGACCGTCGCTAAGCCACGTCGAGGATTTAGAACCTAGCATACACCGCCTCCTCCAGTTTATTTTCAAAGCCACAATCGCATTAGGGCAGTCTCCCCAACATATGGACACACCGCTACCATGGACCGCTGGGAATACGCTCTCTTGACCACAATCGCATTGGCCGTGGTGGGAATCGGTGTCGTCACCACGAACCAACCCTTAGACACGTTCTTCATAGAAAGCGCGACGACAGCCGCGACGACGACGGTAGCGATGGCGTGGATTACGTGGTGGGCGCTCGTCATCGGCTTCGCCATCGCAGGCGGCGTCGAGGCGTGGGTCAATTCCGACGACATCGCAGCCCTGCTCGCCGGACACGGAGCGCGAGAAGTCGGCGCTGGCACGTTCTTTGGCTTCGTCTCCTCGTCGTGTTCCTACAGCGCCATCGCGACCGCGAAAAACCTGTTCAAGAAAGGCGCCTCTGCGGCCGCCGCGCTCGGGGCGTTCATGTTCGCCTCCACCAACCTCGTCATCGAAATCGGTGCCGTCATCTGGATTCTCCTCGGTTGGGAGTTTCTGGTCGCAGACTTCCTTGGCGGCTTCCTTCTCATCAGTCTCATGGCACTCGCGTTCGTCTATCTCGTCCCAGACGAGGTCATCGAAACGGCACGTGAGAACGCTCAGCAAGACGGCGAGCCGACGGCCGAAGACCCG encodes:
- a CDS encoding SHOCT domain-containing protein; this encodes MTTTTQRQLLWVALAILAALLILPALLMGFGMMGYGPMMGGFWGGGFGMNSGTIPGWMMAVGFLMQLLFFIAIIGGGYLLVRAVTGTQGSDRALDELRLAYARGDLTDEEYDERKRRLEADRR
- a CDS encoding bile acid:sodium symporter family protein, whose protein sequence is MSALGAIRRVSELASDYFVLWVLLFSGIALAEPSLFTWIASRGLIAPGLGLIMLGMGLTLRPVDFRRLAEEPRDVAIGALAQWIVMPLAAYGLTVALSLPPELAIGVILVGAAPGGTASNVMAYLGKGDVALSVAVTTVTTLAAPLIMPAWVVLLAGESLDVTFMSLFTSIVQIVFIPVVAGFALRYLLDKTAPSVAEAGLDIFPLVSVATIVAIVAAVVGLNVENILTAGAAVLVAVVAHNAIGLGAGYSVGRLAGMDEDRVRTCTFEVGLQNSGLAVALATAFFSPTAALVPALFSVWHNVTGPALASYFSREEAAEKASGTHAMSE
- a CDS encoding AIR synthase family protein, with the protein product MTDLGKVDRAFFDAHIYPHLGATREDVALGPKHGIDFGVLSVGEKAVVIATDPVSILPQLGFEQAARFALHIVLADVAVSGIPPTHLAISFSLPPEITDEQFATIWETIDAEAKELGVSVVTGHTARYAGIEFPWVGAATVLGVGDPADVIRPDGARPGDRLLITKGPAAEAVGLLTTLFGDQMSLPEDVLEQARSRMADTSVVKDALIAGATGGVTAMHDATEGGVHGGLIELARGAGVRIDFDPDAVPMLPGVEAACDYLNMNPWASTSCGTLLLTAEASAADAVIAALEAEGILVADVGEVSEGEGVFAAGERIEHPEVDPSWAVYATYAEKT